The Culex pipiens pallens isolate TS chromosome 2, TS_CPP_V2, whole genome shotgun sequence DNA window CTCCCACATGGGGTTATGTATATTTCAGCTGGCACATATGCATCAGACAAAATCGTCCACGTGCCAGCGGAACATGCAGCGCTTACGGCCTTATGCTGATGAAGCTGTCACATCAAATTCCAGGCCTGGTTTGTTTGCAACGTGAAATTTGCGAGACGCTTCAGGAGGGGGAcgatgttgtattttttaatatttttgttctaGTGTTCGTTCAAGCAAATCATTACGATcaaaacgatcaccagttgtgttagtCCAAGCCGAGTTTTGAACtctcgatctaccgcttacgaggtggAAGCGTTACAATGCGCTGCATGGCACGGCCAATGTCTAGTGCTAGAACTTGAAATTTTCTCGTTAATTACagaatcataaaattaaaaggATAAGTTTCAATGCTCTATGTCCTGGCAAATTATGCAAAGAGTATACATTAGCTTTGCACTTGACTGCTTTTCAAGGAAACTTTTAAAAGTAATCTCGAGCAACCAGTTAACACTACCGGCAAATCCTTGCCAGCAAGCAAGGACAAGACACCAGCGGCGAATAACTTTGTAGTTTGAAGGATGCTTCTGTCGTTGAATTTCTAATGTGCAAGATAAGTAGTACTCGTGCAGTGCACTGAGCTCTTGCAGACAACGTGACACGATGTGATATATAGTAGTTGCGCTTCGCCACGTGAAACTTGTGGCTTGTTATCTTGATCTTTCCACAGAGTCTTGTCACCGGCTCTGACGGGGCCATTGTGGAAGTTTGTCATTAGCACCATGCGGGGAGAAGAAATTTAGTTTGTAATGGATTCTAAGATTttccctcttttttttttcttcaatcttTCAGATACATTCCAACGCGTCTGTGGGGCTTCAGCGGACACATCCAGACCATTATTCACAGCATCATAGGTCGAGTCAAGTGTCCCTGGCCGCTGGGGGAACGCGTCTACCTGGCTCTGACGGACGGATCTACGCTAACGTACGATCTGTACCAGCCGCTTATCAACGGTGTCGAAGGTAGACATGTCATGACTCATAGATCACATTCAAAGACTAAACATTTTGACCTCTTTCCAGATGACATCACGGTCGCCATCTGCCCGGGCATTGGCAACTCGTCGGAGTCGGTCTACATTCGCACCTTTGTCCACTACGCCCAGTGCCACGGCTACCGGTGTGCCGTCCTTAACCACATTGGCGTGCTGGACAGCGTTCAGGTTACGTCCGGGCGGATCTTCACGTATGGTGAGTTGCACATTCCCACCCTTTCTATAGTCTAGAAAGTGCGCTTTATCGATTAGTTTCAACCGAGGCTCACCCTCGCCCATTCACGCCAACGGAAGCGAGCTGGGGATTTTTATCAAGATTCAGAACGTTACTTAAAGTTCACGGTCGGCAATAAATTTGCATATCGCCCCGGTGAATTATAACCTGCCTCAATCGGAATAACATTTCTCGTTCTTTCAAACGAGccaattcaaacataaagatcTACCATTTTCATCACCTCTTTGGAAAGTGGCTTTTATTCGATGGCGTGCCAGTTGCAATTAAATACTACGCCTTCTCGAAATGACCCGCGCTGTCACATTCGGTTCTAAGCGTCGTCGACCATCCTGAATGATGTATACAAGTGTGTGGTTAGAGTGAGCGCCGGAGACAATCAACCTGTCGCCTGCGCGTTATGTTCCCGTTAATTGGCGATTGTTATCGTTTTTTCGTTTGTACTGAGCAATTTGATTTCCGGGGGAAATGgctaaaaattcatgaaaaaaaatgattagttAGTATTTTACAGttctactgtttttttttgcatttgtcTGCTTTATATCTGGCCTACATCTCAATCAAAtttatcggaattctgaaacggaattcaatttaaAACGTTTAGAAAACTCGTTTCAAAtgcaacaaccggtacgtaaaCGAAACGGGTTGTTGCGATAAAAATGGAATTCAGAAACAATTCGAAtagaattccgtttcagaattccgattgatttgactgggatcGATTTAttgcaatataaaaataataatttttaatttttagttgcaCAGTGAGTTTAATATTTGTCAGTACCCGTAtatatcaaaacattagtttataaacaactatttttatataaaaaaaatattttatgttgaTAGAGACTctcaagtttcaaaaatatttgatcaacaatacatttttatgtctttttttattaacatttgcgactaaaagtactattttgaaacaaaactgTAAAGCAATCCAGATTATACCGGAACCGGTTTGACCACCCGTGGGAAATTCTGTAAAACAATCCGCAtcgtcccggaaccggtttgaCTACCCTAGTGGAAATTCTgtggatatttttttgttttacggaaacattgttcctgagatcctaatctatcattctaaaGCAGgcattagactatggcaaacaaactcacactttttgacagtttgtcagtTTGGATGCTTTGTTTGccattgtttgcagaaacgtcagctatACATTTTGCAAGTTAGTTAGTTAGTatgtcatagtctaatatctACTTAAGGGTTAACACCAAGATATTTACCACTTTTTTTGGACAGCTTAGTggcaaatttatcaaaaatatctaataaaacataatttcaacCTACCctagcagacggaaataacgtgggaataacattttttgatatttgaaaaaactaggcCAATAAGATTAttagttatttataacaagatttgtttttcgtcgttatgattttttttttattggattgttattgtgatatcagattaataacatttccagctatttttcgaacaaatctttgttataattttttgtcattttaacaactaatccgatcaccccaataacatttggagatattccgccataacaaaaagtgttattcaaGTTGTTTTTGCTTCTAACCAATATCAcactaataacaaattttgttatgataacataaactgttattaaacttgCAAGAATagttcataacatttttttgttattttaacagtatttgtttttgaaatggcatgaatttagttattaccgtctgttcgggtaaagcggtatacgcacttcagAAGGAActggtcaagaaaaaaaatcaaatgggcagcagcggcagcgaaagcaagccagagagggggaagaaaagccccaagaaatcgttccctctcctttgttctgctgttcgaaagccatttcttgaccccttttcttGGGATGTGCGTATTGGCCCTAATCAGATCCTCAACGCCATCTCCACGGAaaaggatttggaagacgggaagtgttgatgcttcaCTTTTTTTAGTggacaagggaaattctccatgaTGTCTCCAAGTAAGTTTCACTTGGTATTGGTTGGTTTTAGGGTAGAAAATATGTCTAAAAAACGTTTTATGCTAGCGTTTCGACTATTGTACATACAAGTTTATCCAACTGacatcaatttcaaaattttaagataaTCAACAACTTTTTATCTCTGACATTCCTTACCCAGGTCACACCGACGACTATTCCGCGATGATCAACCACCTGCTGAAGAAGTACCCCACGACGAACATCGTGTCGGTTGGCTTCTCGCTTGGCGGCAACCTGATCTCCAAGTACCTCGGGGAGGCATCCCGGCCGAAGAACATCATCGGTGGCGTCTCGATCTGCCAGGGATACAACGCCGTGGTGTGAGtttgactgatttttttgtCGCTTGGGTATGGTTTGCTGataggtttgttttttttcggttctTTAGGGCCACCCAGTGGCTGCTCAAGTGGCAAAACTTTCACCGCTTCTACCTGTACGTTCTGACCGAGAACGTCAAAAGTATTATCCTGAAGCACCGGCACGTGCTGCTGGCGGACGACATCAAGCAGCGGTACCAGCTGAACGAGCGGGACATTTCCGCGGCGGCGACGCTGCCCGAGCTGGACGAGGCGTACACGCGGCGCGTGCACAACTTCAAGACGCTGAAGGACCTGTACAGCTGGAGCAGCTCGCTCAACTACCTGGCCAACATCAAGCGACCGATGGTGTTTGTGAACGCGCGGGACGACCCGCTGGTGCCGGACACGCTGCTTAACCCGATCCGGGAGTTTACGAGTAAGGATATTGATTTAAGCATGTTTTCAGGGGATTGGTTTTTATGATTTGACTTCTTTTCAGACTCTCACAACCAATCGCTGTACATCGAGCTGGCTAACGGTGGTCACCTCGGTTTCTACGAAGGTGGCCTCATCTACCCGAATCCGGTGACCTGGCTGGACCGCGCGCTGGTGTCGCTCATCGGAGGCATCGTCATGTCCCACAACGATCTGCTGGTGGCCAAGGGAAGCCTCACGACGACCGTCATCTAAGATCCGCTCAAGTTCCCCTCGCCTCGTGTGGCTCTCCTGCTTTCCGGGGTTCCGTCGACTCCCTCGCTGCGGGGGATTCTGCTCGCCCTACTTAAGCTGCTGCTGTCTGCGGTGGCCCGACGCAAGGGCGAACTCTCGGCGGCGGGACTGGCGTCTTCATCCGGGGCCGTGACACCCGGGGTAGTggtgcaccaccaccaccacctgcaGCAGGAGGTAAGCTTTGGCGAAGGGAATGGCGACTCGTAGAATGGTCCAATCTGGGACGGAACGACACTCAAGTCGATAAAATTACGGAACCGCACCCAGCGAGTGTGGTTTGTGCCGTGATGTGTGATGttatttttgcaccttttttaaaacttgatttttgtgAGAAACACGCATAAATTTGTGTAATTAGGGAAGTTTTATTAccagttttgacaaaattaGAGTGTTGTCAAACAATGCTTGTAATAGTCAGTATAAATTAATAACGCGTGGAGTTTGACTGCTTGAAAGGTGTTATTTATTGCCACTATCGTTGACAATTTGAGCcagttaatttcaaaataacgaTGCGAAaccgcaaaacaaaaacacgtcAGAACGAACGTATCTCACTTATTTGATACATTTTACGACCAAATAAATCCTTTTCGTTCAATGATCTTAGCATAaactaatttataaaaaaaacataatcaacaaaaatcattcTATACCTATCTGTGAACTCCAATACATTGCAGCTTATCGAACTGACCCTTTCCACAAACGCAAAAAACGGCCAAGTTTGATAGCTGTCCTCATATTATCATCCCATTCTTATACAAATCTTAGTACTCATTCATCCCGCAACTGTACTCACTCAGCTTCAACGACTGCATTTTTGAAGTGGTTTTCCCttagaagtaaaaaaataaataaaaaataatcaaaatgaattcctgaaaaaaaccTACAAAACCGCCAACCTGTGGCCACGTCGTACGTGTCTAAAACCAAACTATCTACACAACAGCGAAAGGTcctttttcaaccaaaaaatccaaaaagaaAAACGCTACAAAATAACGTTAGAGCAGTTTGAAACTAAATGTctgtatacaaaaaaaaaaaaaacagtgttgtTCACGTGTAGTTTGtggtttttactgaaaaaataaaataaaagcgcAAACGCAAAGGTTTTACAGCATTCCGCAGgatacacaaaatggcttcaccGAATGGTTTTCAACGAGCAGGAAGAAGCACAAACGCTACTtagaggaagaagaagaagaagaaaaagtacAACCGGAGCAGTTGAGTAATTTTACACACGGACACCAGAGAAAGTGAGTGCAGGGATTTTTGGGCGGTTTTTTGCACCTAAGATGGTCAACAGGAGAGCGCGTGGTAGGAATTGTAGGACGGACTGTCGTGCGTTCTAGTAGAGGTATTTTTACGCGTGTAGGCGTTTTACGGAATTGCTGACGGTATCGGTAGACGAGGATAGCTTCGTACGCTACTGCAACAGTGCTAGAGGATTGTAATAAAGAAACTAGCTGGAAGTAATTGTGTAGAAAATGTGGGAGTTTCATTTATGGTTTATCACAAATCCTTGTtaataatttgatgaaattttgcaaaattcggGTATATAACTgcattcaaacttttgtttggtACCGTCATCGGGGGTGCATCTGGACACATGGGATACAAAGACAAAGAGACAGCTTTTTAGCTTGTTTTTGCACAATGTTTGGATATTTTCGACTTTTCGATAtattatttagataaaattactcaaaaaagaggtaatataaaACCATCCAAATATCCAACCTTCCgaaattcttctttttttctatgTACCGATTTGagacaaattaattaaaattcgcATGAATCCATAAACATTTTTGGTTAAACGTTCCAGGCGTTTGCTGAAAACTACTCCCTGCTTGACTTGATGATGGAATAAAAGTAAAACAATGAATACCTACCATGTACCTGCTGGCAGAAGGACGAACTCATTAAAAGCGTTGAACTCAGATAAACTCAAACTTTATCTTCAAACAACAAGCAAAATTTATTTCGGCATCTTCACAACGGCATTTTTCCAGCCAAATTTAATCGCTGCCAAAAGTGGCAAGTAGCAAATACCAACCAGCACGGAAAACTGCAGCTGCAGATTCATCAACCATCGAACCAAACAATTTTTCAGCCCCTCCTCGTGCATATGTACCAACCTTCCCACGATGAATCGACTGTACCAGCTTAGCTTGTCGTAACTAATTGGACCGGTTACCTTCAGCTGGTTCTTCCTCTCATCCTCCAGGAAACCGTAACCGGCCATTCCGTTCAACCGAAAGGTTATAAAGAGAAGTGCTTCGTAATCGAGGGTCACGTTGTAGTACCACATCCCGTCCAGCAATGCTTTGGTCATCCGGTAAAAGTCATCGTTGGGAGAGGTCAACGCTGGTTTCATCATCTGATCCAGGACCAGCTGCATACGCATCTTGGTCGTTGTGCTGTCTGCGGTACAGAGATTGTACTCATCTTGAATGCCCAACATGAAGCCAACCACGCGCCAAAAGTGTATGAAATCATCCATGTCCTGGGCAGACCCTTGGATGCCTAACATTTCCGGCTTTAGGACTACGTACCTGGAATAAAGTACGGTGAACAAGTTCACTTGAAAATTAACGACTGATCAATTGCTCACCCAGCAAAAGAGAACTGCACCAGAACCATGTCACGCTGGGAAATGATCATTCCGTTCTTAGCGGCACTTGTCCTTTTGATGGTACTGTCGTGAGCCTTTCTCGTGTACATCAGTGACCTCCAAAATCTTGTCCCTGGGGCCAGTGGATCACGGTACCAAATTGTAAAGTGCAAAATGGTCAGTAGATACCTTCGGTAGGCTGTGAAAGGCGTAGACGATTTCTTCGTAAACATCAGCACGTTCAAGACCGAAGGTACGGCCATTACAGCGATCAACCCGTAGAGCACCGATAGTGTGATGGCGTAAGCGTTCCGTTTGTAAAACGCCTGAGCTCTGATTTTAATAATATTCATTGAATCTCAAATTAAGAAGAAACTTGACTGACGCGTACCGCTTGAATTTGGCCTCATCGTACCATTCCGGGATTGCCATCTTGGACGCATCCTCGACCGGTAAACATCGGGCTTCTTTCGCTAGGCTGGATATataacttttttctaaaattgacagaacaaataaattttttaacGACATTGAAAGTTGTTGACACTACTTGCTTTCATCGTGGCACATTGTTTCAAAGCAACTGGGAGTTCAATCATAAGTCCAAACTTATCAGCCTAGTGGTGAGTATTTTTAAGTGTTACCTTTCTTATACGAATTTAGAAttgatttcaacaaaaaaaaatatttagggaAATATAAAAAGTTTCAGCATTGGTACTGAgcgaattatttttaataaatttttgctatttaaaaaataacaaacaattaACATAAGCATCTGAACTTGCAGCTTTGAGGCTATCAATGCCACTGTTAAGATGAGCTGAATATAAATTTAACATTGCtactttgaaacataatttatttccagagatataagCATATAAAAACATAACATTATTCAATACAAGGAAGTGTAAAAATATGACCAATATGATTCCAGAcatgcttttttttatatatttattcagattttctcttccatgtacattcattcagttaaaatattaccacaatcgatgacttttcacctcaattttaaatactagcaactttcatttattcatgaaatattgtagctttcgctattcagtgatttcaaatgtaggaggtcctacatgtacaaaagggaaaagggatatcttaaaaactaacttataaactatataaagagcggatcaatgcagctgaagactgcaatgatttttgtcgaaatgcatcaattatcttattggacataacatccaaagtgtcaacttcggctattTGATGATGTTCACTGGTGCtaaaccagggaggaagtttcagaatcattttcagaattttgttctgaatcctctgaagttttttcttcctggttaagcaacagaaTTATCGTGGGAaggtctagaattcctgtttataaggggatacaaacatttaatatatttgttacatttaacctgtatactttcaatgtgatccttgtgagtaaggtttttgtcaaaagcaagtccaagatattcacttgatcctcccactttaaatttacctcattcatctttataatgtgatgactttttggtttaagaaaatcagcccttggtttgtgagggaaaataataagttgagtttttgtagcatttggagtaattttccattctttcaaataagaattgaaaatatccaagcttttttgtaatcttcttgtgatgacacgaaggcttctacctttggcggagatgcttgtatcatcagtcAAGACATGCTTAAAAGTAGAGAACGCCTGATGAACTATGTTAATGTACATTTATTTTAGAACTAAAATTGTGTGTAGATTTGAATGGTTAAAAACATTCACTGGCAATTAGGTAACTAATTATAACAAATGAGAAAAAATTACTCAAACCGGTAAACTGTCCTTTAAGGTGAATTACTTCTGACATAATCACAAAAAAAGACTGTCTCgaaataatcagtcaaagatATGATTAAACGTTATCTAACGCTACTtagaggaagaaaaaaaagtccaacCAGAACTGTTTAGAACAAAATCTGCTGAGCATGAACATGTGGAAATTGTTGGCAGAAAATTCCATCAGCTTAAAAAAGAAAGCAGAAAGGATACACGTAGAAGAATTCGCGAGGACGGCTAGAACTCACCCATGTTCAAACTACAGcttcaaacaaaaaagtaaaatttatttcGGCATCTTCACAACGGCATTCTTCCAGCCAAATTTAATGGCTGCCAACAGCGGCAAGTAGCAAATGCCAACCAGCACTGAAAACTGCAACTGCAGGTTCACCAACCATCGAACCAGTGCACTTTTCAGCCCCTCCTCGTGCAACTGTACCAACCTTCCCACGATGAATCGACTGTACCAGCTTAGCTTCTCGTAAGTGACCGGTCCGGTTACCTTCAGCTGGTTCTTTCTCTCATGCTCCAGGAAACCAtatccggccactccagtcaaTCGGGAGGTGAAAAATAGAAGCGCTTCGTAATCGAGGGTCACGTTGTAGTACCACATTCCGTCTAGCATAACTTTCGTCATGCGGTAGTAGTCATCGCTGGGGGAGATTAACGCCGGTCGCATCATCTGATCCTGTACCAGCTGGATCCGTGATTTAGAGGTTGCACTGTTCGCGGTGCAGAGGTTGTACTCGTCTCGGATGCCCAGCATGAAGCCAACTACCCGCCAAAAGTGGATGAAGTCATCCATGTCCCGGTCGGACCCTTGGATGCCCAACATTTCCGGCTTGAGCACCACAAACCTGGAATGGAACTCGCGTAAGTGCGTGTCTTCGATCGTCAAGCTACTCACCCAGCAAAAGAGAACTGCACCAGCACCATGTCACGCTGGGAAATGATCATGCCCTCCGTAGCGGCACTTGCCCGTTTGCTGGCACTGTCGTGAGCCTTCCGCGTGTACATCAGCGATCTCCAGAACCTTGTCCCGGGAGCCAGTTCATCCCGGTACCAAATCGTAAAGTGCAGAATGGTCAGCAGATAGCGTCGATAGGCCGTGACAGGCGTGGATGATTTCTTGGTAAACATCAGCACGTTCAAGACCGAAGGGACGGCCATAACCGCGATCAACCCGTAGAAGGCCGCCAGTGTGATGGCGAAAGCGTTCCgtttgtagaactcctgggctCTGGTTtgaatgaatttattttaatcttcAATTAAGAAGAATCTTTACTGTCGCGTACCGCTTGAATTTGGCCTCATCGTACCATTTCGGGATTGCCATCTTGGATGCATCCTCGACCGGCAAACTTCGAGCTTCACCCGCCAGGTTGGTCAGATAATTTTTGTCTAAAGAAaattaacaacaaaaataaaaattttcatctttgaaaaatgcaaacgCAACCTGCTTTCATCGTGGCACATTGACTCAAAGCAACTGGGAGTTCAATCAAAAGTTCAAACTTATCGGTCCTATTGAAAGGCAACTTTTACTTTTCTTATACGGATATAGATTAGACATTTTGTCGCAAATCAACAAAAAGgggaaatcggaggatcaagtttgatgcaaatattttacaaagctttcgtttcccattattgaaaaattggctcgaaaaaccaggagcaaaaatatattttcaaaaaacttctaaacttgaaaaatgaaatttaagtgcaatcagctgaaattaattaaatatgcattcctttgcatttagaatcatttgagcatgtttgggttcattaaaaataatttgaattttagtgaattttcgatgaaattctggttctcaacgatttttcattagccacacttaacttatagataaaattacgcctttaGATGAACTGTTCAATATGTTAagtcaccattttcgaaatataaaaacaaaacttttttttttttttttttgaaaacacaagtacattcagctaaaaactttttttttcaaatatctgaaacaataaaatcaacaataccgatagaaaaccgttatattgtggtttctattattttacatttttttttaataacagaaattaaatcttttaaattaaaataacgtaatttatttttttattactttttttttgtaaatttggcccgcaagctcatttgagcttcaaatttggcccggcctccaaaaactttgagcacccctgatataaaatcataaaaatgttcgaaaCAGAGTAATCACATTCTTTGCATTCTTTTTCCTCTTCATCTTCCTCCACTTCCTATTTCCCatatcaaaagaagtcattGTGCATTTCCATACAAGAATCTATACAATTTTTTACTGGTTATGATTAGTgctctgcccctgatcgcataaatgtcccatatgcattttcatcacttttgagttattgatgcagtttcgttaaaaatcgtgtgctctttccaaaaagcctataacacccagtactttgttctagaaatcaggaggaaatccaggtTTTCCGTGGAAAATTAACACGTTGCCTTATGTGtgagacaaacttcaaatgcgtttttctcagcttgctgtttttgcatatgggacatttatgcgaacatgggcagtgcttttctttaaaaaaaaacacacggtacacggaaaaaattacgcattttttttttaattcagcttTTCATGACTAAAAGGTGGACACCCAAAATacgcatttttaatttttgatttgatttgatatgttttaggtgaTTAAGaaagacatcttttgagccattgtGCGTGATAGTGCACAATCTGACTAAAGTTTGAGTTTtggaaacatgtttttttttaatgtgttctttgaaaatatcaaaaataatgacaaacataaataattagaaatcatattttaaagcaaaaccgaacttgcaagcgaaaggtactttacaaatattttttagaataaaatttaccgttttcaagtacTTTGAGgtataaattatgttttgcctttttttttgagatgaaaaaaacaattcttcCAAGaaaagcacttttgaaaaaaaaattgaagagttgagaaaattttcttgtaattttctctctgaactttcaaaatcgggcaatttgaatttgaatcgattaaaattaatttctctAATTGTCAtctaattagcctgtaatttaTAACTGACGATATTTCGCCAACTAttgatccaaacaaaaaaaaatgcgaaattttctgatcttaatcttaattaaatttatttcaaaaaataaaaagataggTCAAAAAAAACAGATAAGGAGAATTATCTAAttttagaccttttcaaaagtctATGTTCACCAAGCACCCATATTATTCGGTAATGATGTACTCAATAATAACAAATGAGAAAACATTAACCCGAAGCGGTCAACTATCCATAAAGGTGATTTACTTCTGACATAAGCAGGGCTAAACTGCCTCGGAATTATCAGTCACAGCTGTGATTAAAAGTTATCTTTCGTGCTATCAGCTGTGAACCTGCGCTTTTAAACTAATCAATCTTCTTTTCACGGCCACAGCACAACAACAATAATGCATATTTTTGGAGTTCAAATATTGTGCTTATTTcgcgctttaaaaaaaaaggcgtTTTGATtgggattttatttatttgtcataAAATAGTTAAAAGTCACAATGTGTCATTGAATTAGCaccatttaaacattaaaacactaATACACTTAATACACAACTCTGACGAACGCATTCTTAATTCCAAACTTAATCATAGCCAAGTACGGGAAATATTTATCGATAAAGTACGCATTGACGgtgaacaaaatattaaaataccacCGAATGATGGGAA harbors:
- the LOC120426940 gene encoding abhydrolase domain-containing protein 2 isoform X2 gives rise to the protein MSPAFLAVVAVILCILFRLLNVNSQPQIPQMFCRDGQFMECFNKIAPMLREPYIPTRLWGFSGHIQTIIHSIIGRVKCPWPLGERVYLALTDGSTLTYDLYQPLINGVEDDITVAICPGIGNSSESVYIRTFVHYAQCHGYRCAVLNHIGVLDSVQVTSGRIFTYGHTDDYSAMINHLLKKYPTTNIVSVGFSLGGNLISKYLGEASRPKNIIGGVSICQGYNAVVATQWLLKWQNFHRFYLYVLTENVKSIILKHRHVLLADDIKQRYQLNERDISAAATLPELDEAYTRRVHNFKTLKDLYSWSSSLNYLANIKRPMVFVNARDDPLVPDTLLNPIREFTNSHNQSLYIELANGGHLGFYEGGLIYPNPVTWLDRALVSLIGGIVMSHNDLLVAKGSLTTTVI
- the LOC120426940 gene encoding abhydrolase domain-containing protein 2 isoform X1: MSPAFLAVVAVILCILFRLLNVNSQPQIPQMFCRDGQFMECFNKIAPMLREPYIPTRLWGFSGHIQTIIHSIIGRVKCPWPLGERVYLALTDGSTLTYDLYQPLINGVEGRHVMTHRSHSKTKHFDLFPDDITVAICPGIGNSSESVYIRTFVHYAQCHGYRCAVLNHIGVLDSVQVTSGRIFTYGHTDDYSAMINHLLKKYPTTNIVSVGFSLGGNLISKYLGEASRPKNIIGGVSICQGYNAVVATQWLLKWQNFHRFYLYVLTENVKSIILKHRHVLLADDIKQRYQLNERDISAAATLPELDEAYTRRVHNFKTLKDLYSWSSSLNYLANIKRPMVFVNARDDPLVPDTLLNPIREFTNSHNQSLYIELANGGHLGFYEGGLIYPNPVTWLDRALVSLIGGIVMSHNDLLVAKGSLTTTVI
- the LOC128092274 gene encoding rubber oxygenase-like, which translates into the protein MAIPEWYDEAKFKRAQAFYKRNAYAITLSVLYGLIAVMAVPSVLNVLMFTKKSSTPFTAYRRYLLTILHFTIWYRDPLAPGTRFWRSLMYTRKAHDSTIKRTSAAKNGMIISQRDMVLVQFSFAGYVVLKPEMLGIQGSAQDMDDFIHFWRVVGFMLGIQDEYNLCTADSTTTKMRMQLVLDQMMKPALTSPNDDFYRMTKALLDGMWYYNVTLDYEALLFITFRLNGMAGYGFLEDERKNQLKVTGPISYDKLSWYSRFIVGRLVHMHEEGLKNCLVRWLMNLQLQFSVLVGICYLPLLAAIKFGWKNAVVKMPK
- the LOC120426934 gene encoding rubber oxygenase-like → MKADKNYLTNLAGEARSLPVEDASKMAIPKWYDEAKFKRAQEFYKRNAFAITLAAFYGLIAVMAVPSVLNVLMFTKKSSTPVTAYRRYLLTILHFTIWYRDELAPGTRFWRSLMYTRKAHDSASKRASAATEGMIISQRDMVLVQFSFAGFVVLKPEMLGIQGSDRDMDDFIHFWRVVGFMLGIRDEYNLCTANSATSKSRIQLVQDQMMRPALISPSDDYYRMTKVMLDGMWYYNVTLDYEALLFFTSRLTGVAGYGFLEHERKNQLKVTGPVTYEKLSWYSRFIVGRLVQLHEEGLKSALVRWLVNLQLQFSVLVGICYLPLLAAIKFGWKNAVVKMPK